In Zobellia roscoffensis, the following are encoded in one genomic region:
- a CDS encoding acyltransferase family protein: protein MGNLGRIDYLDYVRGGAIFLVLAHHSGILGPYILAFHMPLFFVLSGYILNVKGRKDERFVIHFKKRFNRLIIPYLLFEALILLSSIILHYGFKALQLEDVYHIEIGYAVRDILLCLESPRYIGAINLLWFFPCLFVADLLFFFVKRLINRLFKEGEVHAFPYFIIFVALALLSYLENKFVHIRLPFTLDTSLMATSFIALGYASRKLVDKIYNQTKSFQLGYVIFGLVGVIFSVKMNTGLFLMFVNDYGNYFYAMLGAVSGVLFFFSLIFLLEKILPKSGLVYLSINSLIFFPIHLLILTFMNKIFTYLNISVNEWSLPYIRVILTVLFMIPCIYIINKYFPVLTGSKKVLKY from the coding sequence ATGGGAAATTTGGGTAGAATTGACTATTTGGATTATGTAAGGGGAGGAGCAATTTTTCTGGTGTTAGCTCACCATAGTGGTATTTTGGGGCCTTATATTTTGGCTTTTCATATGCCTTTATTTTTTGTTCTTTCAGGCTATATTCTAAATGTGAAAGGAAGAAAGGATGAGCGGTTTGTTATCCATTTTAAAAAACGTTTTAATAGATTGATTATTCCATACTTACTTTTCGAAGCTTTAATTCTTCTTTCATCAATAATACTTCATTATGGATTTAAGGCGTTGCAATTAGAAGATGTATACCATATTGAGATAGGTTATGCAGTCAGGGACATCCTTTTATGCCTTGAGTCTCCTCGATACATTGGAGCAATAAATTTGCTGTGGTTTTTTCCATGCTTATTCGTTGCCGACTTGCTTTTTTTCTTCGTTAAGAGGTTGATAAATAGATTGTTTAAAGAGGGTGAAGTTCATGCTTTTCCGTATTTTATTATTTTTGTTGCCCTTGCTCTTCTTTCCTATCTAGAAAATAAATTCGTACATATTCGTTTACCTTTTACTCTTGATACATCATTGATGGCAACTAGTTTTATTGCTTTAGGATACGCAAGTAGAAAATTGGTTGATAAAATTTATAATCAAACAAAATCTTTTCAATTAGGGTATGTGATTTTTGGTTTAGTGGGTGTCATCTTTTCTGTAAAAATGAATACTGGTTTATTCTTAATGTTTGTAAATGATTATGGGAATTATTTTTATGCTATGTTGGGTGCTGTAAGTGGAGTTTTGTTTTTCTTTAGTCTGATATTCTTATTAGAAAAAATATTACCTAAGTCTGGTCTAGTATATTTAAGTATAAACTCACTCATATTCTTTCCAATTCACCTTTTAATTTTGACGTTTATGAATAAAATTTTTACTTATTTAAATATATCGGTAAATGAATGGAGCTTGCCATATATTAGAGTAATATTAACCGTTCTTTTCATGATACCTTGCATATACATAATCAATAAATATTTTCCTGTTTTAACAGGAAGTAAAAAAGTTTTAAAATATTGA
- a CDS encoding acyltransferase, translating into MYNFWIRAGKSNDVSLISNKIYKSRLNIVGSRNRVNINNTLVSDSIISITGNENTLNVEEGVKLRKATITIRGNNCEVEIKQNTTFASVRIVNVGTDNKILIGQNCLFSDYIEIWGSDTHAIFDKNNKWINKERPISIGDNVWVGSHVKILKGVTVADGAILGMGSMITKDVSERVIVAGTPLRVIKEDINWSLDYPIQE; encoded by the coding sequence TTGTATAATTTTTGGATTAGAGCGGGGAAATCCAATGATGTAAGTCTCATATCTAATAAGATATATAAATCTAGATTGAATATTGTTGGAAGTAGAAATAGAGTAAACATTAATAACACATTAGTTTCGGATTCTATAATATCAATTACGGGAAACGAGAATACGCTTAATGTAGAAGAGGGAGTTAAGCTACGAAAAGCAACTATTACTATAAGGGGTAATAATTGTGAAGTAGAAATTAAGCAAAATACAACCTTCGCTAGCGTTCGAATTGTAAACGTGGGAACAGACAATAAAATATTAATTGGTCAGAATTGCCTTTTTTCAGATTATATAGAGATATGGGGGAGTGATACGCATGCTATTTTTGATAAAAATAACAAGTGGATCAATAAAGAAAGGCCAATCAGTATAGGAGATAATGTTTGGGTAGGAAGTCATGTCAAAATTTTAAAAGGTGTTACTGTAGCAGATGGTGCAATTTTAGGAATGGGAAGCATGATAACCAAAGATGTATCGGAAAGAGTAATTGTAGCTGGTACGCCACTGAGGGTAATAAAAGAAGACATTAATTGGTCATTAGATTATCCAATCCAAGAATGA
- a CDS encoding glycosyltransferase family 4 protein — MKVIHILNELKFSGAEIMYVSAATEFKKLGCELLVVNTAQNMGEYAEQFSEAGYQILHWPYKANGIRENIAYVREVITFLNTEKIDVVHIHRSSMRLLMSYCAWRAGCKSVYTFHNVFPTNWYSYVYHVGQRWLIKNVFGCKFQTISDSVYQHEKNFYFNNTCKIYNWYDNIRFFPATKIEKLEARKQLNIPEEAFVIISIGGCSHIKRHSDIIKAVSVIKEKYPNIIYLHLGEGDTLCEEQKQVKNDGLEQNVRFEGNQNDVRKFLIASDIYVMPSKHEGISVTTIEALATEIPSVLYDVPGLRDFNETLNTAKVIPENYKELAKTVVELYENREEREQLKKNGKEFVNKEFFMPVNARKIVELYQ; from the coding sequence ATGAAAGTTATTCACATATTAAATGAACTGAAATTTTCAGGAGCAGAAATTATGTATGTGTCTGCTGCTACAGAGTTTAAAAAACTTGGATGTGAGCTGCTTGTTGTAAACACTGCTCAAAATATGGGTGAATATGCAGAGCAATTTAGCGAAGCTGGTTATCAAATATTACATTGGCCCTATAAGGCTAATGGTATAAGAGAGAATATTGCTTATGTACGTGAAGTAATCACTTTTTTGAATACCGAAAAAATTGATGTGGTACATATACATCGGTCTTCAATGAGGCTGTTAATGTCGTATTGCGCATGGAGAGCGGGATGCAAGTCCGTTTATACGTTTCACAATGTATTCCCTACCAATTGGTATTCATATGTTTATCACGTAGGTCAACGTTGGCTTATTAAGAATGTTTTTGGTTGTAAGTTTCAAACCATAAGCGATTCTGTTTATCAACATGAAAAGAATTTTTATTTTAATAATACCTGTAAAATCTACAATTGGTACGATAATATTCGCTTTTTCCCTGCAACCAAAATTGAAAAATTAGAGGCTCGAAAGCAACTAAATATCCCCGAAGAAGCATTTGTTATTATTTCAATAGGTGGTTGCAGTCATATAAAAAGACATTCTGATATAATCAAAGCAGTATCTGTTATAAAGGAAAAGTATCCCAATATAATTTACTTACATTTAGGTGAGGGGGATACATTATGCGAAGAACAGAAACAAGTTAAAAATGATGGCTTAGAACAGAACGTGAGGTTTGAAGGGAATCAGAATGACGTTCGTAAGTTTCTAATTGCTTCAGATATATATGTCATGCCAAGTAAACATGAAGGTATATCTGTAACCACAATAGAAGCTTTGGCAACTGAAATTCCGTCAGTTTTGTACGACGTACCGGGTCTTCGGGATTTTAACGAAACACTTAATACAGCAAAGGTTATTCCTGAGAATTATAAGGAGTTAGCTAAAACAGTGGTTGAGTTATACGAAAATAGGGAGGAGCGAGAGCAATTAAAGAAGAACGGAAAGGAGTTTGTTAATAAGGAATTTTTTATGCCTGTTAATGCAAGAAAAATAGTAGAACTCTACCAATAA
- a CDS encoding glycosyltransferase family 2 protein — MKKTIAVLLTVFNRKAKTLEALQNLFAQEIPDEYLLDVYLVDDGCTDGTAQAVAELYPLVHIITSKGDLFWNRGMLLAWKSAAQVKPYDFYVWLNDDTILNAQALTTLLQTSESKSNKAVIVGTTSSLKDAKTITYGGRAKNGQLVMPQEQAVSCAYFNGNVVLIPKYVYEKVGANDPVFHHALGDFDYGKRAKKLGIENIVAPGILGQCDTHESLATWCNPEKTFKKRWQAFRSPLGNNPEEFFVYEKRHNGLVIACFHYVTNHARVVLPQLWKLKA, encoded by the coding sequence ATGAAAAAGACAATTGCTGTATTACTTACGGTATTTAATCGTAAAGCCAAAACTCTTGAGGCATTACAAAATTTGTTCGCTCAGGAAATCCCTGATGAATACCTTCTAGACGTATATTTAGTTGATGATGGCTGTACGGACGGTACTGCTCAGGCCGTAGCGGAATTATACCCTTTAGTACATATCATTACTAGCAAAGGAGACTTATTTTGGAATAGGGGAATGCTTTTGGCTTGGAAGAGCGCAGCACAAGTAAAGCCCTATGATTTTTATGTTTGGCTAAATGATGATACTATTTTAAATGCCCAAGCCTTAACCACTTTGCTACAAACTTCCGAAAGCAAATCAAACAAGGCCGTAATAGTAGGGACCACCTCTTCTTTAAAAGATGCGAAAACCATTACATACGGTGGGAGGGCCAAAAATGGGCAATTGGTGATGCCTCAAGAACAAGCAGTTTCTTGTGCCTATTTTAATGGAAATGTTGTCTTAATTCCAAAATATGTATATGAAAAGGTAGGGGCCAATGACCCTGTTTTTCACCATGCTTTAGGCGATTTTGATTACGGGAAAAGGGCAAAAAAATTAGGAATAGAAAATATAGTAGCTCCAGGAATATTGGGGCAGTGCGATACCCATGAGAGTTTGGCAACCTGGTGTAACCCGGAAAAAACATTTAAAAAACGCTGGCAAGCTTTTCGTTCGCCTTTAGGAAATAACCCAGAAGAATTCTTTGTTTACGAAAAAAGGCATAATGGTTTAGTGATAGCATGTTTTCACTATGTAACCAACCATGCTAGGGTAGTTTTGCCGCAATTATGGAAACTTAAAGCATAA
- a CDS encoding glycosyltransferase has translation MLAPICLFTYNRLAETKETVEALKKNLLASESHLLVFSDGAKNEQAQEKIKGVRQYLKTIEGFKSIQIFEASENKGLANSIISGVTNALEQYGKVIVLEDDLTTAPNFLNFMNQALDYYETIDVVQSINGFSPEIKKQNMFDVFYHTRTFPWGWATWKDRWDADIFSKEKIKKEISEDKTILMNLQNTCGSDITKMLLDSINDKNDSWYVRWVYAHFRKQTVGVYPKYALVNNSGFNENGTHCKAINPYKSVNDTDFRNKVQFNFNSQVRIDPIINKQFLRYFSKEYRVLIRLKLLLEKGGLKILLDDIKSKI, from the coding sequence ATGTTAGCACCAATCTGTTTATTCACATACAACCGTTTAGCGGAAACTAAAGAGACTGTTGAGGCACTAAAGAAAAACCTTTTAGCAAGTGAGAGTCATTTACTTGTATTTTCGGATGGTGCAAAAAATGAACAAGCTCAAGAAAAAATAAAAGGTGTCCGTCAATATTTAAAAACAATAGAGGGGTTTAAATCTATTCAAATTTTTGAGGCTTCTGAAAACAAGGGGCTGGCTAACTCTATTATTTCGGGGGTTACAAATGCTTTGGAACAATATGGGAAGGTTATTGTATTAGAAGATGATTTAACCACAGCTCCAAACTTTTTGAACTTTATGAATCAAGCTCTAGATTATTATGAGACAATTGATGTTGTACAGTCAATTAATGGGTTCTCTCCTGAAATAAAAAAACAAAATATGTTTGATGTGTTTTATCACACAAGAACATTCCCTTGGGGCTGGGCTACATGGAAAGACCGATGGGATGCAGATATTTTTTCAAAAGAAAAAATTAAGAAAGAAATAAGTGAGGATAAAACTATTTTAATGAATCTTCAAAACACTTGTGGGAGTGATATAACCAAGATGTTGTTGGATTCCATAAACGATAAAAATGACTCTTGGTATGTGAGATGGGTTTATGCACATTTCAGAAAACAAACAGTAGGGGTTTATCCTAAATATGCTTTAGTTAACAATAGTGGATTTAATGAGAACGGCACACATTGTAAAGCAATTAATCCTTATAAATCTGTAAATGATACCGATTTTAGAAATAAGGTGCAATTTAATTTTAATAGTCAAGTTCGGATTGATCCAATAATAAACAAACAATTCTTAAGATATTTTTCTAAAGAGTACAGAGTATTGATTCGACTAAAATTGTTGCTTGAAAAAGGAGGTTTAAAAATTCTTTTAGATGATATAAAGTCTAAAATTTAA
- a CDS encoding acyltransferase encodes MIKRVFVKLRDVFLTKVKWRKFTFGKNFHCGRGVFLWAKDTLTIGDNFYIGKYSIIETNALIGNNVIFANHVSIVGKFDHHYQEIGVPIRLASQIRDADYNWKGSNQLTVVEDDVWVGLGAIILSGVKIGQGSIVAAGSVVTKDVKPYSIYGGNPARKISDRFECKEDLESHISLYKKNFSDKKN; translated from the coding sequence ATGATTAAGCGGGTATTTGTAAAGCTGAGAGACGTATTTCTTACAAAAGTAAAATGGAGAAAATTTACCTTTGGTAAAAATTTCCATTGCGGAAGAGGGGTTTTCCTTTGGGCAAAGGATACGCTTACAATTGGAGATAATTTTTATATAGGAAAGTATTCGATTATTGAGACCAATGCATTAATTGGAAATAATGTCATTTTTGCCAATCACGTTTCGATTGTAGGTAAGTTTGATCATCATTATCAGGAAATAGGTGTTCCTATTAGACTGGCAAGTCAAATAAGAGACGCTGATTATAATTGGAAAGGGTCAAATCAATTAACAGTCGTAGAGGATGATGTATGGGTGGGTCTAGGTGCCATTATTTTGTCAGGGGTTAAAATCGGTCAAGGTAGTATAGTAGCGGCAGGCTCCGTGGTAACGAAGGATGTGAAACCGTATTCTATATATGGGGGTAATCCGGCGAGAAAAATTAGTGATAGATTTGAATGTAAAGAGGATTTGGAGAGCCACATTTCTTTATATAAAAAGAATTTTTCGGATAAAAAGAATTAA
- a CDS encoding GumC family protein, whose protein sequence is MKENHTYPNRATENYISEGKPFEIREVIEEYLRFWKWFVLSAVLTLVLAVGYLKLKQPVYKAVASVILEDEETKAPGGDASGFVDLGMLGGLGTSSIENELGLIRSKRLMTNAVKALDLNIGYFEPKGFGAKELYTDAPYRLRLVRLDEVALQKTMLAEQNVLEIQKVDENTVTIEQAESDYKATHKLGDIIEMGFADFVVESNVVLDTLATEDLDLDMNVEVQFYLVDQVASAQRGQLEVALMDENSTMIELNIEGNVRQKSEDILDQLIFEYNQEAIEDKNLIARNTAFFIDERLSIINSELDSVETGKEKFKTSNMLTNIEAESSIIIQNVSDYNNKQQEVLTELEMTNAMIEHVGSNKLNLLPANMGVAESGMVQLVDEYNQLVLERNRLLKGATETNPLVVNLGNQLQEIKENISESLRRRRSNLLITKDNLSRQAGILGSQISEVPSQEREFRGIERQQNIKEALYLFLLQKREENSLSLAAKAPKAKIVDKAYSLNAPISPNKKVVLGIGLLGGLFIPFLIITANKFLNNKINSREELKDVAKGTTVVGEIPHVMAAESTVVSVNERSVLSESFSILRANLNYVMPDTGASGKGSCIYVTSSAQGEGKTFTVINLALILAESGKSVVMVGGDLRNPQLHRHENKPISTEGLSTYLASSNTELSSYLEDSSLNKNLKVLPSGPVPPNPIQLLGKDKMGEMLEELKSSYDYVIVDTAPAMILADTFLISKYADLTLYLVRAGQTEKKVLDFALEAKAEGKLRNMSFLLNDVKIADATYGSKYGYMYGNEKAKK, encoded by the coding sequence ATGAAAGAGAATCATACATATCCCAATAGAGCAACTGAAAATTATATTTCGGAAGGAAAGCCTTTTGAAATTAGAGAAGTCATAGAAGAATATCTACGCTTTTGGAAATGGTTTGTATTGAGTGCGGTATTGACCTTGGTATTGGCCGTAGGGTACTTGAAACTTAAGCAGCCCGTATACAAAGCGGTAGCCTCGGTAATTTTGGAAGACGAAGAAACAAAAGCTCCCGGTGGTGACGCAAGTGGTTTTGTAGACTTGGGCATGTTAGGAGGGCTGGGTACCAGCAGTATTGAAAATGAGTTGGGCCTTATCCGGTCCAAACGTTTAATGACCAATGCGGTAAAGGCGTTGGACCTGAATATTGGATATTTTGAGCCCAAAGGTTTTGGAGCAAAAGAGCTGTATACAGATGCTCCCTACAGATTGCGTTTGGTACGTTTGGATGAGGTAGCGTTGCAAAAAACTATGCTGGCAGAGCAAAATGTGTTGGAGATACAAAAGGTAGATGAAAATACGGTAACCATAGAGCAAGCGGAGAGTGATTACAAGGCAACCCACAAATTGGGCGATATTATTGAAATGGGCTTTGCCGATTTTGTCGTAGAATCCAATGTGGTATTGGATACCTTGGCTACGGAGGATTTGGACTTGGATATGAATGTGGAGGTACAATTCTATTTGGTAGATCAGGTGGCCTCAGCTCAAAGAGGGCAGCTAGAAGTGGCCCTAATGGATGAAAACTCTACAATGATTGAATTGAACATAGAGGGGAATGTTCGCCAAAAATCAGAGGACATCTTGGATCAATTGATTTTTGAGTACAACCAAGAGGCTATTGAGGATAAAAATCTGATTGCGAGAAATACGGCCTTTTTTATTGATGAACGATTGAGTATTATAAACTCGGAATTAGATTCGGTTGAAACAGGCAAGGAGAAGTTTAAAACTTCCAATATGTTAACGAATATTGAAGCGGAATCCTCAATCATCATCCAAAATGTTAGTGACTACAACAACAAGCAACAAGAGGTGTTGACGGAACTGGAAATGACCAATGCCATGATTGAGCATGTTGGTTCTAATAAATTGAATTTATTGCCAGCGAATATGGGTGTGGCGGAATCGGGAATGGTGCAGTTGGTTGATGAATACAATCAGCTAGTGTTGGAGCGAAACCGTCTGTTGAAAGGAGCAACGGAAACCAACCCTTTGGTGGTAAATCTGGGGAATCAGTTACAGGAAATTAAGGAGAACATTAGTGAAAGTTTGAGAAGAAGACGTTCCAACCTTTTGATCACAAAAGACAATTTAAGCCGCCAGGCCGGTATTTTGGGCTCCCAAATTTCTGAAGTACCGTCTCAAGAACGTGAGTTTAGAGGTATTGAGCGCCAACAAAATATTAAAGAAGCACTGTATCTGTTCTTGTTGCAAAAACGAGAGGAAAATTCCTTATCTCTAGCGGCAAAGGCACCTAAGGCAAAAATAGTGGATAAGGCGTACAGTTTAAATGCTCCTATTTCCCCTAACAAAAAAGTGGTTTTAGGAATAGGCCTATTAGGAGGTCTATTTATTCCGTTTCTTATTATTACGGCTAATAAGTTTTTAAACAACAAGATAAATTCTAGGGAGGAGCTAAAAGATGTTGCCAAAGGAACGACCGTAGTGGGTGAAATACCTCATGTAATGGCCGCAGAGTCTACAGTAGTTTCAGTAAACGAAAGGTCTGTACTTTCGGAGTCCTTTAGTATTTTACGGGCCAATCTTAATTATGTCATGCCGGATACGGGCGCTTCTGGAAAAGGTTCCTGTATTTACGTTACCTCTTCCGCACAGGGAGAGGGAAAAACCTTTACCGTTATTAATCTGGCCTTAATATTGGCAGAGTCCGGTAAAAGTGTGGTAATGGTGGGAGGAGATTTAAGAAACCCACAACTGCACAGACATGAAAACAAACCTATAAGTACGGAGGGATTAAGTACGTATTTGGCAAGTTCCAATACAGAACTGTCCAGTTATTTGGAAGATTCCAGCCTGAACAAAAACTTAAAGGTATTGCCCTCTGGCCCTGTGCCGCCTAATCCTATACAGTTATTAGGAAAAGATAAAATGGGTGAGATGTTGGAAGAGCTAAAAAGCAGCTATGATTATGTAATTGTAGATACCGCCCCGGCCATGATCCTTGCCGATACATTCTTGATCAGTAAGTATGCGGATCTAACGCTTTACCTTGTCCGCGCGGGCCAAACCGAAAAGAAAGTCCTGGATTTTGCCTTGGAAGCAAAAGCAGAAGGAAAATTAAGGAATATGAGCTTCCTGTTGAACGACGTTAAGATTGCAGATGCTACGTATGGTTCTAAGTATGGCTATATGTACGGTAACGAAAAAGCAAAAAAATAG
- a CDS encoding response regulator, which produces MQLKVLIVEDNLIIQMFIEHIITNADHTHVRTADNGEDALSIVEQYMPNVVLLDIGLSGGLNGIETAAILKEKFNIPFVYITGNSDYSTLENAKKTEPLHILRKPIDEHELNKEFGIIRQKLLESKLESSE; this is translated from the coding sequence ATGCAACTAAAAGTCCTAATCGTAGAAGACAATCTAATCATTCAGATGTTTATAGAGCATATTATTACCAATGCAGACCATACGCATGTTAGAACGGCGGACAATGGAGAAGACGCCCTTTCTATTGTAGAACAGTATATGCCAAATGTAGTTCTATTAGACATTGGCCTTTCTGGAGGGTTAAACGGAATTGAAACCGCTGCAATACTCAAAGAGAAATTCAATATTCCCTTTGTATACATAACAGGAAATTCAGATTACAGTACTTTGGAGAATGCCAAAAAAACCGAGCCGTTACACATTCTTAGAAAGCCTATAGATGAGCATGAGCTGAATAAGGAATTTGGAATCATACGGCAAAAGCTATTGGAATCTAAACTAGAAAGCTCGGAATAA
- a CDS encoding sensor histidine kinase, which translates to MGRKLIITSAVLFLITCIIIWNLSLQRIDLFHKNITLVEEITAKNKLKDAESRLYELYSISKKNVVFLRDLIELDLKTNTPLEIPQQKLSYFLNIDPNYFQARYIDIKGMEVIKVESKDSSVGSSFQFKGNREYFKKTLNLNKGEVYVSHMNLNIENNKVEIPHRPTIRFFTPIFIDQTLNGIVGLNLNAKNWLDSFKGEDITFLNSKKEIFYSDSGDQKLYIPSTTDLNQKDPFGNALYYKRQISLEGNQLWTIYTKLDNLSIQKQLTEYKKSTYTTATILTVGVVLFLCIIYLLYKKNTRIDSLNQTIKNRLNERDTLLKEIHHRVKNNLQVITSLLSLQSSFIKDDKIKGLFRYSQYRINSMAIIHEMLYRSKDLSRINYGDYVQQLATTLVSSMKGSDKKIDLKIEAEELHLNLDTSVPLGLMINEIITNSLKYGFKNKNEGHIAIKFEKLQYPNFLLHIGDNGTGFSDEIDFRNTKSLGLKLIHMLTLQLKGTIEKDNTENGTHYIITFQEIEQIS; encoded by the coding sequence ATGGGAAGAAAACTAATCATCACATCGGCAGTGTTGTTCTTAATTACCTGTATTATAATTTGGAACCTATCCCTCCAACGCATAGATCTTTTTCATAAGAATATTACGTTAGTTGAAGAGATTACCGCCAAAAACAAGCTCAAAGACGCAGAATCGCGTCTTTATGAGCTATACAGTATCAGTAAGAAAAATGTTGTCTTTTTACGAGATCTCATAGAGTTAGACCTCAAAACAAACACGCCTTTAGAAATTCCGCAGCAGAAATTAAGTTACTTTCTTAATATAGACCCCAACTATTTTCAGGCCAGGTATATAGATATAAAAGGCATGGAGGTGATAAAGGTGGAAAGCAAAGACAGTTCCGTTGGCTCTTCCTTTCAATTTAAAGGCAATAGGGAATATTTTAAAAAGACTTTAAACTTAAACAAAGGAGAGGTATACGTCTCCCATATGAATCTCAACATTGAAAACAACAAAGTTGAAATTCCGCACAGACCTACCATACGTTTTTTCACGCCCATATTTATTGATCAGACGCTAAATGGCATTGTTGGCCTTAATTTAAATGCTAAAAACTGGCTAGATAGTTTTAAAGGAGAAGACATTACATTTCTCAACTCTAAAAAAGAGATTTTTTATAGCGATAGCGGAGACCAAAAACTATATATTCCTTCCACTACTGATCTTAACCAAAAAGACCCCTTTGGAAATGCTCTTTATTATAAAAGACAGATAAGTCTTGAGGGCAATCAACTTTGGACCATATATACTAAGCTGGATAATCTTTCCATCCAAAAACAACTGACCGAATATAAAAAGTCTACCTATACCACAGCCACTATTTTAACCGTTGGAGTGGTACTGTTCTTGTGTATTATTTACTTGCTTTATAAAAAGAACACCCGCATAGATTCCTTAAATCAGACCATAAAAAATAGGCTGAATGAGCGCGATACCCTTTTGAAAGAGATACACCATAGGGTAAAAAACAACTTACAGGTCATTACCAGCCTCCTTAGCTTGCAGTCTAGTTTTATTAAAGACGATAAAATAAAAGGGCTTTTCAGGTATAGTCAATACCGCATCAACTCCATGGCCATTATTCATGAAATGTTGTACCGTTCCAAAGACCTTAGCCGAATAAACTATGGCGATTACGTACAGCAATTGGCCACTACCCTAGTCTCCTCAATGAAGGGGTCGGACAAAAAAATAGATTTAAAAATCGAGGCAGAAGAATTGCACCTAAATCTAGATACTTCGGTGCCTTTAGGACTTATGATCAATGAAATTATTACCAATTCTTTAAAATACGGATTCAAAAATAAAAATGAAGGTCACATTGCAATCAAGTTTGAAAAATTGCAATACCCCAACTTCCTATTACACATTGGAGATAATGGTACCGGTTTTTCAGACGAAATAGATTTTAGGAACACCAAATCCTTGGGGCTAAAATTAATACACATGCTAACCCTACAATTAAAAGGAACTATAGAGAAAGACAATACTGAAAATGGCACGCACTATATAATAACGTTTCAAGAAATTGAACAGATATCCTAA